A genomic stretch from Prionailurus bengalensis isolate Pbe53 chromosome E2, Fcat_Pben_1.1_paternal_pri, whole genome shotgun sequence includes:
- the MED29 gene encoding mediator of RNA polymerase II transcription subunit 29 has protein sequence MAASQQQAAAASSAAGVSGPGSSGGPGPQQQPQPPAQLVGPAQSGLLQQQQQDFDPVQRYKMLIPQLKESLQTLMKVAAQNLIQNTNIDNGQKSSDGPIQRFDKCLEEFYALCDQLELCLRLAHECLSQSCDSAKHSPTLVPTATKPDAVQPDSLPYPQYLAVIKAQIACAKDIHTALLDCANKVTGKTPAPPTGPGGTL, from the exons ATGGCTGCGTCCCAGCAGCAGGCTGCTGCGGCTTCGTCCGCTGCAGGTGTGTCGGGTCCGGGTTCGTCTGGTGGCCCGGGTCCCCAGCAGCAGCCGCAACCACCAGCACAGCTAGTGGGGCCTGCCCAGAGCGGGCTTTTGCAGCAACAGCAACAGGACTTCGATCCAGTGCAGCGTTATAAGATGCTCATCCCACAGTTGAAGGAGAGCCTGCAG ACCTTGATGAAAGTCGCAGCCCAGAACTTGATTCAGAACACTAACATTGACAACGGACA AAAGAGCAGTGACGGACCTATACAGCGCTTTGACAAGTGCCTGGAGGAGTTCTACGCACTCTGTGACCAGCTGGAGCTCTGCCTG cgcctggcacatgaGTGCCTGTCCCAGAGTTGCGACAGCGCCAAGCACTCTCCAACACTGGTGCCCACAGCCACCAAACCGGACGCTGTGCAGCCTGACAGCCTGCCCTACCCGCAGTACCTGGCAGTCATCAAAGCCCAGATTGCCTGTGCCAAGGACATTCACACCGCTCTGCTGGACTGTGCCAACAAGGTCACGGGCAAGACACCTGCACCACCTACAGGCCCTGGGGGCACCCTGTGA
- the SAMD4B gene encoding protein Smaug homolog 2 → MMFRDQVGILAGWFKGWNECEQTVALLSLLKRVTRTQARFLQLCLEHSLADCNDIHLLESEANSAAIVSQWQQESKEKVVSLLLSHLPLLQPGNTEAKSEYMRLLQKVLAYSIESNAFIEESRQLLSYALIHPATTLEDRNALALWLSHLEERLASGFRTRPEPTYHSRQGSDEWGGPAELGPGEAGPGWQDKPPRENGHVPFHPSSSVPPAINSIGSNANTGLPCQIHPSPLKRSMSLIPTSPQAPGEWPSPEELGARAAFTTPDHAPLSPQSSVASSGSEQTEEQGSSRNTFQEDGSGMKDVPSWLKSLRLHKYAALFSQMSYEEMMTLTEQHLESQNVTKGARHKIALSIQKLRERQSVLKSLEKDVLEGGNLRNALQELQQIIITPIKAYSVLQATVAAAAAATPTAKDGSRGEPPLPGAEPPLAHPGTDKGTEAKDPPAAESYPPPPAPAPTDGSEPAPAPVADGDIPSQFTRVMGKVCTQLLVSRPDEENITSYLQLIEKCLTHEAFTETQKKRLLSWKQQVLKLLRTFPRKAALEMQSYRQQKGWAFGSNSLPIAGSVGMGVARRTQRQFPMPPRALPPGRMGLLSPSGIGGISPRHALTSPSLGGQGRQNLWFANPGGSNSMPSQSRSSVQRTHSLPVHSSPQAILMFPPDCPVPGPDLEINPTLESLCLSMTEHALGDGTDKTSTI, encoded by the exons ATGATGTTCCGCGACCAGGTGGGCATCCTCGCTGGCTGGTTCAAGGGCTGGAATGAGTGTGAGCAGACGGTGGCCCTGCTGTCACTTCTGAAGCGGGTCACTCGCACCCAGGCCCGGTTCCTGCAGCTCTGCCTGGAGCACTCACTGGCGGACTGCAATGACATCCACCTGCTAGAGTCGGAGGCCAACAGTGCTG CCATCGTCAGCCAGTGGCAGCAGGAGTCCAAAGAGAAGGTGGTATCCCTCCTGCTGTCCCACCTGCCCCTGCTTCAGCCAGGCAACACGGAGGCCAAGTCGGAGTACATGAGACTGCTGCAGAAAGTGCTGGCCTACTCGATCGAGAGCAACGCCTTCATCGAGGAGAGCCGCCAGCTGCTCTCTTACGCCCTCATCCACCCGGCCACCACACTGGAGGACCGCAATGCACTGGCCCTCTGGCTGAGCCACCTGGAAGAGCGGCTGGCCAGCGGCTTCCGCACCCGGCCTGAGCCTACCTACCACTCACGCCAAGGCTCAGATGAATGGGGGGGCCCTGcagagctgggccctggggaggcagggccaggctggCAGGACAAACCACCCCGGGAAAATGGACACGTGCCCTTCCACCCATCCAGCTCAGTGCCGCCAGCCATCAACAGTATTGGGAGCAATGCAAACACAG GTCTCCCCTGCCAAATTCACCCCAGCCCGCTGAAGCGCTCCATGTCTCTCATCCCCACGAGCCCCCAGGCCCCTGGTGAGTGGCCGAGTCCGGAGGAGCTCGGGGCCCGGGCTGCTTTCACCACGCCCGACCACGCACCCCTCTCACCCCAGAGCAGCGTGGCCTCCTCTGGCAGTGAGCAGACGGAGGAGCAGGGCTCCAGCCGGAACACCTTCCAGGAGGACGGCAGTGGCATGAAAG ATGTACCCTCATGGCTCAAGAGCCTCCGCTTGCACAAGTACGCAGCCCTCTTCTCACAGATGAGCTACGAGGAGATGATGACACTGACTGAGCAGCACCTGGAGTCTCAG AATGTCACCAAAGGTGCCCGCCACAAGATAGCCCTCAGCATCCAGAAGCTGCGTGAGAGGCAGAGCGTCCTCAAGTCCCTGGAGAAG GATGTGCTGGAAGGAGGGAATCTGCGAAACGCTCTGCAGGAGCTGCAGCAGATAATTATCACCCCCATCAAGGCCTACAGCGTCCTCCAAGCCACCGtggctgctgccgctgctgccaCCCCTACTGCCAAGGATGGGAGCCGGGGGGAGCCACCACTGCCAGGTGCTGAGCCTCCCCTGGCTCACCCCGGCACAGACAAGGGCACTGAGGCCAAGGACCCTCCAGCTGCAGAGAGCTACCCCCCTCCACCAGCTCCGGCTCCCACTGATGGCAGTGAGCCAGCCCCGGCTCCCGTCGCCGACGGAGACATCCCCAGCCAGTTTACACGGGTGATGGGCAAAG TGTGCACCCAGCTGCTGGTGTCCCGACCAGACGAGGAGAACATCACCAGTTACCTCCAGCTCATTGAAAAGTGCCTGACTCATGAG GCGTTCACGGAGACGCAGAAGAAACGGCTGCTGTCCTGGAAACAGCAAGTGCTGAAGCTCCTGCGGACCTTCCCGCGCAAAGCCGCACTAGAGATGCAGAGCTACCGGCAGCAGAAagg CTGGGCGTTCGGCTCCAACTCGCTTCCCATAGCTGGCTCTGTGGGGATGGGGGTAGCCCGGCGGACCCAGCGGCAGTTCCCCATGCCTCCCCGGGCCCTCCCGCCCGGCAGGATGGGCCTTCTGAGCCCTTCGGGCATTGGGGGCATCTCCCCGCGACATGCCCTCACTAGCCCCAGTCTTGGGGGCCAGGGCCGACAG AACCTGTGGTTTGCCAACCCCGGAGGCAGCAACAGCATGCCCAGCCAGAGCCGCAGCTCTGTGCAGCGCACCCACTCCCTCCCGGTCCATTCGTCGCCCCAGGCCATTCTCATGTTCCCTCCAG ACTGCCCGGTCCCTGGGCCTGACCTGGAGATCAATCCCACTCTGGAGTCTCTATGTCTGAGCATGACAGAACACGCCTTGGGTG ATGGGACAGACAAAACCTCCACCATCTGA
- the PAF1 gene encoding RNA polymerase II-associated factor 1 homolog, translating to MAPTIQTQAQREDGHRPNSHRTLPERSGVVCRVKYCNSLPDIPFDPKFITYPFDQNRFVQYKATSLEKQHKHDLLTEPDLGVTIDLINPDTYRIDPNVLLDPADEKLLEEEIQAPTSSKRSQQHAKVVPWMRKTEYISTEFNRYGISNEKPEVKIGVSVKQQFTEEEIYKDRDSQITAIEKTFEDAQKSISQHYSKPRVTPVEVMPVFPDFKMWINPCAQVIFDSDPAPKDTSGAAALEMMSQAMIRGMMDEEGNQFVAYFLPVEETLKKRKRDQEEEMDYAPDDVYDYKIAREYNWNVKNKASKGYEENYFFIFREGDGVYYNELETRVRLSKRRAKAGVQSGTNALLVVKHRDMNEKELEAQEARKAQLENHEPEEEEEEEMETEEKEAGGSDEEREKGSSSEKEGSEDERSGSESEREEGDRDEASDKSGSGEDESSEDEARAARDKEEIFGSDADSEDDADSDDEDRGQARGSDNDSDSGSDGGGQRSRSRSASPFPSGSEHSAQEDGSEAAASDSSEADSDSD from the exons ATGGCGCCCACCATCCAGACCCAGGCCCAGCGGGAGGATGGCCACAG GCCCAATTCTCACCGGACTCTGCCTGAGAG GTCTGGAGTGGTCTGCCGAGTCAAGTACTGCAATAGCCTCCCTGACATCCCCTTCGACCCCAAGTTCATCACCTACCCCTTTGACCAGAACAG GTTCGTCCAGTACAAAGCAACTTCCTTGGAAAAACAGCACAAACACGACCTCTTGACTGAGCCAGACCTGGGGGTCACCATTGACCTTATCAACCCTGACACCTACCGCATTGACCCAAATG TACTCCTAGATCCAGCTGATGAGAAGCTTTTGGAAGAGGAGATTCAAGCTCCCACAAGCTccaagag ATCCCAGCAGCATGCGAAGGTGGTGCCGTGGATGCGGAAGACAGAGTACATCTCCACTGAGTTCAATCGTTATGGCATCTCCAATGAGAAGCCTGAGGTCAA GATTGGGGTTTCTGTGAAGCAACAGttcactgaagaagaaatataCAAAGACAGAGATAGCCAGATCACAGCCATTGAGAAGACTTTTGAGGACGCCCAGAAATCA ATCTCCCAGCATTACAGCAAGCCCCGAGTGACACCGGTGGAGGTCATGCCTGTCTTCCCAGATTTTAAG ATGTGGATCAACCCATGCGCTCAGGTAATTTTTGACTCAGACCCAGCCCCCAAGGACACAAGTGGTGCAGCTGCGTTGGAGATGATGTCTCAGGCCATGATCAG AGGCATGATGGATGAGGAAGGGAACCAGTTTGTGGCCTATTTCCTGCCTGTGGAAGAGACACTGAAGAAGCGAAAGCGGGACCAGGAGGAGGAGATGGACTATGCACCAGATGATGT GTATGACTACAAGATTGCTCGGGAGTACAACTGGAACGTGAAGAACAAAGCTAGCAAGGGCTACGAAGAAAACTACTTCTTCATCTTCCGGGAGGGTGATGGGGTTTACTACAATGAGTTGGAGACCAG GGTCCGCCTGAGTAAACGCCGGGCAAAGGCTGGGGTTCAGTCGGGTACCAATGCCCTGCTTGTGGTCAAGCACCGGGACATGAACGAGAAGGAATTAGAAGCCCAG GAAGCACGGAAGGCCCAGCTGGAGAACCATGAacctgaggaggaagaggaagaagagatggagacagaagagaaagaagccgGGGGCTCAG atgaggagagagagaagggcagcaGCAGTGAGAAGGAAGGCAGCGAGGATGAGCGCTCAGGCAGTGAGAGCGAACGGGAAGAGGGTGACAGGGACGAGGCAAGTGACAAGAGTGGTAGCGGCGAGGACGAGAGCAGTGAGGATGAGGCCCGGGCCGCTCGGGACAAAGAGGAGATCTTTGGCAGCGATGCGGATTCAGAAGACGATGCGGATTCTGATGATGAGGACAGAGGCCAGGCCCGTGGCAGTGATAATGATTCGGACAGCGGCAGTGACGGGGGTGGCCAGCGGAGCCGGAGCCGCAGCGCCAGTCCCTTCCCCAGTGGCAGCGAGCACTCAGCCCAGGAGGATGGCAGTGAAGCAGCAGCTTCTGATTCCAGTGAAGCCGATAGTGACAGTGACTGA